Proteins co-encoded in one Burkholderia ambifaria AMMD genomic window:
- a CDS encoding sulfurtransferase → MTIVNLAAYHFVSIDATEQWRPLVTARCNELGLRGTILLAPEGINLFIAGPREATDAFIDYIRHDPLFEGKFATLQFKESLSDSQPFRRMLVRLKREIITMKKPAIKPELGRAPSVDARTLKAWLDRGHDDAGRPVVMLDTRNAFEVDVGTFDGALDYRIDKFSEFPEVIDANRADLEGRTVVSFCTGGIRCEKAAIHMKEIGIDNVYQLEGGILKYFEEVGGAHYHGDCFVFDYRTALNPQLQPTENVTCFACRAVVTPEAQQSPSYVPGKSCPACAQAASAA, encoded by the coding sequence ATGACCATCGTCAACCTCGCCGCCTACCACTTCGTGTCGATCGACGCGACCGAGCAATGGCGCCCCCTCGTCACCGCCCGCTGCAATGAACTCGGCCTGCGCGGCACGATCCTGCTCGCGCCGGAAGGCATCAACCTGTTCATCGCCGGCCCGCGCGAAGCGACCGACGCGTTCATCGACTACATCCGCCACGATCCGCTGTTCGAAGGCAAGTTCGCGACGCTGCAGTTCAAGGAGAGCCTGTCCGACTCGCAGCCGTTCCGCCGGATGCTCGTGCGCCTGAAGCGCGAGATCATCACGATGAAGAAGCCCGCGATCAAGCCCGAGCTCGGCCGCGCGCCGTCGGTCGACGCACGCACGCTGAAGGCGTGGCTCGACCGCGGCCACGACGACGCCGGCCGCCCGGTCGTGATGCTCGACACGCGCAATGCGTTCGAAGTGGACGTCGGCACGTTCGACGGCGCGCTCGACTACCGGATCGACAAGTTCAGCGAGTTCCCGGAAGTGATCGACGCGAACCGCGCCGATCTCGAGGGCCGGACGGTCGTGTCGTTCTGCACCGGCGGGATCCGTTGCGAGAAGGCGGCGATCCACATGAAGGAAATCGGCATCGACAACGTGTACCAGCTCGAGGGCGGGATCCTGAAGTATTTCGAGGAAGTCGGCGGCGCGCACTATCACGGCGACTGCTTCGTGTTCGACTACCGCACCGCGCTGAACCCGCAACTGCAGCCGACCGAGAACGTCACGTGCTTCGCGTGCCGCGCGGTCGTCACGCCGGAAGCGCAACAATCGCCGAGCTACGTGCCCGGCAAGTCGTGCCCGGCCTGCGCGCAGGCAGCCAGCGCCGCGTAA
- a CDS encoding DNA translocase FtsK, protein MHTVVFGWFGISAVWFLLLFWRLVQAMLPGGGGLAGRGSIRLWLGFAAVFVASCALTSPLSGPDTNALGHAFSNGFAHVLGPIGTPVAMVVLFFAGLPWLTGIGWRQFAAWVDTSFGVKLARDVDDDDVRGVADLPRSALHRDDDLVQPTTAHTVNSMAPRQNGRYSRPTVWKPDPQARPKPRSKPAPRPLAEPVAPSGWLKPTPASRMPAPPAPGTASAMPPPTTGSTASLARAAANAQVLRPSPAPLPAGFEPVRPQPTAARPATAALKQPAAPRTAVTPRPVGATPPRAPARPVTGAGGGASGQSQDAARRRPAPPAPARAPLYAWVQQPAEPITPAPSVHDTLRSIEASTAQWAALDGVRPTDASPATAAGATVATVATVVGTVAAAGSAAAVASSASAASAASAASAGSTASMASTAVPAGVVQDARQFAPHDAGRPDAHEAASAYDDNAPIVLDAFMPAEPTVRAPAVDAVDVIDTGTSTFSDAARYAMSDSAVETDAPTRHADSEHPHGVDVPAAPAFDAPIDFAPWEDIVSSPVSGLGEAHQSPVATPLSATREPLAAHAAVEAPAAAVTPTANDTSRTVEAKDAATAGEIVGRFQPQSAPPANTGVAVEAKQHTHATLDDVKSAQQVAPGTPLPASSIAATPTRQTADAMPVAAATTAPFAASNTALADAVTGTVWKAPEKHAGDTAPLPADTQRATPASASSASTFASAEPASVNSAAPTSWSKPLSAEPFAAAQTAPVAGTPSHIGTTSGSAAPTPANTSNSTPLAATPSFAGMTNTASGSLSQPAASAAASAVGASGPTTAPSSVSAPFAAAAPSAPSAPSATSATSAPPATSATATSSTGASGMPAAQPAATAPTVTASSQTASTVTASSAPASTGASFNAAASQPAASTPVSPAAVSSGASGSAFTATSSASATPSAALSSRVPDASAIGQPSMSTAAAQTATGGTAPAAAAGVAAFAASSSGTLAPTTPIAAASPTAFGGTPTSPSSALASVAATPTATAPTTPPTSANPSASASPIVSVPGAASIDASTSTPPIAPTPAPQAQPFTAQPAPAAAPSSWTMPGAAATPTTTGTTIPTATTAPLPTATLPAATLPPAAEPTALAEPSTPAPDAPAAPERPPRPNAFEFHAPASFNVELPTLDLLEPASFDVEPITEEHLAQTAQVIEQRLQEFKVPVTVVGASAGPVITRFEIEPALGVRGSQIVGLMKDLSRGLGLTSIRVVETIPGKTCMGLELPNAKRQMIRLSEILESRQYQHSTSQLTIAMGKDITGHPVVTDLAKAPHMLVAGTTGSGKSVAINAMILSLLYKATPEDVRLIMIDPKMLELSVYEGIPHLLAPVVTDMKLAANALNWCVGEMEKRYRLMSAVGVRNLAGFNQKIRDAEAKEKKIGNPFSLTPEDPEPLSKLPLIVVVIDELADLMMVAGKKIEELIARLAQKARAAGIHLILATQRPSVDVITGLIKANIPTRVAFQVSSKIDSRTILDQMGAESLLGQGDMLFLPPGTGYPQRVHGAFVADEEVHRIVEYLKQFGEPQYEEGILDGPAADGATQDLFGDAPEAEADPLYDEAVAFVVRTRRASISSVQRQLRIGYNRAARLVEQMEAAGLVSAMGINGSREVLVPAAAD, encoded by the coding sequence ATGCACACGGTTGTCTTCGGCTGGTTCGGCATCTCCGCCGTCTGGTTCCTCCTTCTGTTCTGGCGTCTCGTTCAGGCGATGCTGCCCGGTGGTGGCGGCCTCGCCGGCCGCGGCTCGATTCGCCTGTGGCTGGGCTTCGCGGCCGTGTTCGTCGCGAGCTGCGCGCTGACGAGCCCGTTGTCGGGCCCCGACACGAATGCCCTCGGCCACGCGTTCTCGAACGGCTTCGCGCACGTGCTCGGCCCGATCGGCACGCCGGTCGCGATGGTCGTGCTGTTCTTCGCGGGCCTGCCGTGGCTGACCGGCATCGGCTGGCGGCAGTTCGCCGCGTGGGTCGACACGTCGTTCGGTGTGAAACTCGCGCGCGACGTCGACGACGACGATGTGCGCGGCGTCGCCGATCTGCCGCGCAGCGCGCTGCACCGCGACGACGACCTCGTGCAGCCGACGACCGCCCATACCGTCAACTCGATGGCGCCGCGGCAGAACGGCCGGTATTCGCGCCCGACGGTGTGGAAACCCGATCCGCAGGCCCGGCCGAAGCCGCGCAGCAAGCCAGCGCCGCGTCCGCTCGCGGAGCCGGTCGCGCCGTCGGGCTGGCTGAAGCCGACGCCGGCCAGCCGGATGCCGGCACCGCCCGCACCGGGCACGGCGAGCGCCATGCCGCCCCCGACGACCGGCAGCACCGCCAGCCTCGCGCGCGCCGCCGCGAACGCGCAAGTCCTGCGCCCCAGTCCGGCCCCGCTGCCGGCCGGGTTCGAGCCCGTTCGGCCGCAACCGACCGCCGCGCGACCGGCCACGGCCGCGCTGAAGCAGCCGGCCGCACCGCGCACCGCAGTCACGCCGCGTCCGGTTGGCGCGACGCCGCCGCGCGCGCCGGCGCGACCGGTGACGGGAGCCGGCGGCGGTGCCAGCGGCCAGTCGCAGGATGCTGCGCGCCGCCGCCCCGCGCCACCGGCGCCGGCACGCGCGCCGCTCTATGCATGGGTGCAGCAGCCCGCGGAGCCGATCACGCCCGCGCCGAGCGTTCACGACACGCTGCGCTCCATCGAAGCCAGCACCGCGCAGTGGGCGGCGCTGGATGGCGTGCGTCCGACCGATGCGTCGCCGGCGACGGCCGCCGGAGCGACCGTAGCGACCGTAGCGACCGTGGTCGGCACGGTTGCTGCTGCGGGCAGTGCGGCCGCGGTGGCATCCTCGGCATCGGCTGCATCGGCTGCATCGGCTGCATCGGCTGGATCGACCGCATCGATGGCATCGACGGCCGTACCGGCTGGCGTCGTTCAGGATGCGCGTCAGTTCGCACCTCACGACGCAGGCCGTCCGGATGCGCACGAAGCTGCGTCGGCATACGACGACAACGCCCCGATCGTGCTGGATGCGTTCATGCCGGCCGAGCCGACCGTGCGCGCGCCTGCTGTTGATGCGGTTGATGTTATTGATACCGGCACCTCGACGTTCAGTGACGCCGCGCGATATGCCATGTCGGATTCCGCCGTCGAGACCGACGCGCCGACGCGTCATGCGGACAGCGAGCATCCGCACGGTGTCGATGTCCCTGCCGCGCCGGCATTCGATGCGCCGATCGACTTTGCGCCGTGGGAAGACATCGTCAGCTCACCGGTTTCCGGACTCGGCGAAGCACACCAGAGCCCGGTTGCCACGCCGTTGTCGGCCACGCGTGAGCCGTTGGCGGCACATGCGGCTGTCGAAGCGCCTGCGGCCGCCGTTACACCGACGGCAAACGATACGAGTCGCACCGTCGAGGCGAAGGACGCGGCCACGGCCGGCGAGATCGTCGGCCGGTTCCAGCCGCAATCCGCGCCTCCTGCCAATACCGGCGTAGCGGTCGAGGCGAAACAACACACACACGCAACCCTAGACGACGTGAAGTCCGCCCAGCAGGTCGCGCCGGGCACTCCCCTCCCCGCTTCGTCGATCGCGGCAACGCCAACGCGTCAGACCGCCGACGCAATGCCCGTCGCGGCAGCGACGACGGCGCCCTTTGCCGCGTCGAATACCGCACTGGCGGACGCCGTGACGGGAACGGTCTGGAAGGCACCGGAAAAGCACGCAGGCGACACCGCGCCGTTGCCCGCAGACACGCAACGCGCAACACCTGCGTCTGCGTCTTCTGCGTCGACCTTTGCAAGCGCTGAACCCGCGTCCGTCAATTCCGCTGCGCCCACGTCGTGGTCGAAACCGCTGTCCGCTGAACCCTTCGCTGCCGCGCAGACAGCCCCGGTAGCTGGCACGCCGTCGCACATCGGCACCACGTCCGGTTCCGCAGCGCCGACACCGGCGAACACGTCGAACAGCACGCCGCTCGCCGCCACGCCTTCGTTTGCCGGCATGACGAACACGGCATCCGGTTCGCTATCGCAACCGGCCGCATCGGCCGCGGCGTCCGCAGTGGGCGCTTCCGGCCCGACCACGGCGCCGTCTTCCGTATCCGCACCGTTCGCAGCGGCCGCGCCCTCTGCGCCCTCTGCGCCCTCTGCGACCTCTGCGACCTCTGCGCCCCCCGCGACCTCTGCGACCGCGACCTCCTCGACGGGCGCCTCGGGCATGCCCGCCGCGCAACCTGCTGCGACAGCGCCGACCGTGACGGCGTCCTCGCAAACTGCATCGACCGTGACGGCCTCCTCGGCACCTGCATCGACCGGCGCGTCCTTCAACGCAGCCGCCTCGCAACCGGCGGCAAGCACGCCGGTGTCGCCTGCCGCCGTGTCGTCCGGCGCGTCGGGTAGCGCATTTACCGCAACGTCGAGCGCGTCGGCCACGCCTTCGGCAGCACTGTCGAGCCGCGTGCCTGACGCTTCGGCGATCGGTCAACCGTCCATGTCGACTGCCGCAGCGCAGACGGCAACCGGCGGCACCGCGCCCGCCGCTGCCGCTGGCGTTGCCGCCTTCGCGGCATCGTCGTCCGGCACGCTCGCCCCGACGACCCCGATCGCGGCCGCTTCGCCCACCGCCTTCGGTGGCACGCCAACCTCGCCAAGCAGCGCGCTTGCCTCCGTCGCCGCAACCCCCACCGCGACGGCACCGACCACGCCCCCGACTTCCGCGAACCCGTCGGCGTCGGCATCGCCGATCGTCTCCGTTCCGGGCGCCGCCTCCATCGACGCGTCGACATCGACGCCACCGATCGCGCCCACCCCGGCGCCGCAGGCCCAGCCGTTCACCGCCCAGCCGGCTCCCGCTGCTGCGCCGTCGAGCTGGACCATGCCCGGCGCAGCCGCAACGCCCACAACGACCGGCACCACGATCCCGACCGCCACGACCGCGCCGCTCCCGACCGCAACGCTTCCCGCGGCCACCCTGCCGCCTGCAGCCGAACCCACCGCACTCGCAGAACCGAGCACCCCGGCGCCCGACGCGCCAGCCGCACCCGAACGCCCGCCGCGTCCGAACGCATTCGAATTCCACGCGCCCGCATCGTTCAACGTCGAGCTGCCGACGCTCGATCTTCTCGAGCCCGCGTCCTTCGACGTCGAACCGATCACCGAGGAACATCTCGCGCAGACGGCGCAGGTGATCGAACAGCGCCTGCAGGAATTCAAGGTGCCGGTGACGGTGGTCGGCGCATCGGCGGGTCCGGTGATCACCCGCTTCGAGATCGAACCCGCGCTCGGCGTGCGCGGCAGCCAGATCGTCGGCCTGATGAAGGACCTGTCGCGCGGCCTCGGTCTCACGTCGATCCGCGTCGTCGAGACGATTCCCGGCAAGACCTGCATGGGCCTCGAACTGCCGAACGCGAAACGCCAGATGATCCGCCTGTCGGAAATCCTCGAATCGCGCCAGTACCAGCATTCGACGTCGCAGCTGACGATCGCGATGGGCAAGGACATCACCGGCCACCCGGTCGTCACCGATCTCGCGAAGGCGCCGCACATGCTGGTCGCCGGCACGACGGGCTCCGGCAAGTCGGTCGCGATCAACGCGATGATCCTGTCGCTGCTGTACAAGGCGACGCCCGAGGACGTGCGGCTGATCATGATCGACCCGAAGATGCTCGAGCTGTCGGTCTACGAAGGCATCCCGCACCTGCTCGCGCCGGTCGTCACGGACATGAAGCTCGCGGCGAACGCGCTGAACTGGTGCGTCGGCGAAATGGAGAAGCGCTACCGGCTGATGTCGGCCGTCGGCGTGCGCAACCTCGCGGGCTTCAACCAGAAGATCCGCGACGCGGAAGCGAAGGAAAAGAAGATCGGCAACCCGTTCTCGCTGACGCCCGAAGATCCCGAGCCGCTGTCGAAGCTGCCGCTGATCGTCGTCGTGATCGACGAGCTGGCCGACCTGATGATGGTCGCCGGCAAGAAGATCGAGGAGCTGATCGCCCGTCTCGCGCAAAAGGCGCGCGCGGCCGGCATCCACCTGATCCTCGCGACGCAGCGCCCGTCCGTCGACGTGATCACCGGCCTCATCAAGGCCAACATCCCGACGCGCGTCGCGTTCCAGGTGTCGTCGAAGATCGACTCGCGCACGATCCTCGACCAGATGGGCGCCGAATCGCTGCTCGGCCAGGGCGACATGCTGTTCCTGCCGCCGGGCACCGGCTACCCGCAGCGCGTGCACGGCGCGTTCGTCGCCGACGAGGAAGTGCACCGGATCGTCGAATACCTGAAGCAGTTCGGCGAGCCGCAGTACGAGGAAGGGATTCTCGACGGCCCCGCTGCCGACGGTGCGACGCAGGACCTGTTCGGCGACGCGCCGGAAGCGGAAGCCGATCCGCTGTACGACGAAGCGGTCGCGTTCGTCGTGCGCACGCGGCGCGCTTCGATCTCGTCGGTGCAGCGTCAGCTGCGCATCGGCTACAACCGTGCCGCACGCCTCGTCGAGCAGATGGAAGCGGCCGGACTCGTGTCGGCGATGGGCATCAATGGCAGCCGCGAGGTGCTCGTGCCGGCCGCGGCCGACTGA
- a CDS encoding DUF6726 family protein, with the protein MTSTWRWIGRIGRLGAALALVASLTGCGLAAAPCRVASAGLKIVPLVGHVAAAPTDACADVIDP; encoded by the coding sequence ATGACATCGACATGGCGGTGGATCGGACGAATCGGCAGGCTGGGCGCCGCGCTGGCGCTGGTCGCGAGTCTCACGGGGTGCGGCCTCGCGGCCGCACCGTGCCGGGTCGCATCGGCCGGGCTGAAGATCGTGCCGCTCGTCGGCCATGTCGCGGCCGCGCCGACCGACGCGTGCGCCGACGTCATCGATCCCTGA
- the gluQRS gene encoding tRNA glutamyl-Q(34) synthetase GluQRS → MNGYRGRFAPSPTGPLHFGSLVGALASWLDARAHGGAWLVRIEDIDGPRTVPGAADDILATLAHFGMTPDEPPVWQSTRDAEYAAALERLVAAGRVYPCGCTRKEIADSLRAAHERHTTLAYPGTCRTGLHGKPARAWRLRVPDGDDAIVTFDDRWQHTQTQNLATEVGDFVLKRADGQWAYQLAVVVDDADAAITHVVRGADLLDSTARQIYLQRCLGVPTPAYLHVPVVVDANGEKLSKQTGAIALERDDPLPALRAAAAHLGLAVDGDPSGDTMDAFYAAATDAWARRYGQRAD, encoded by the coding sequence ATGAACGGCTACCGCGGCCGCTTCGCGCCGTCGCCCACCGGCCCGCTGCATTTCGGCTCGCTGGTCGGTGCGCTCGCGAGCTGGCTCGACGCGCGCGCGCACGGCGGCGCGTGGCTCGTGCGCATCGAGGACATCGATGGCCCGCGCACGGTGCCCGGTGCCGCCGACGACATCCTCGCGACGCTCGCGCATTTCGGCATGACGCCCGACGAGCCGCCCGTGTGGCAAAGCACGCGCGATGCCGAGTATGCGGCCGCGCTCGAACGGCTCGTCGCCGCGGGGCGCGTCTATCCGTGCGGCTGCACGCGCAAGGAAATCGCCGATTCGCTGCGTGCCGCGCACGAGCGCCACACGACGCTCGCGTACCCGGGCACGTGCCGCACCGGCCTGCACGGCAAGCCCGCGCGCGCGTGGCGGCTGCGCGTGCCGGACGGCGACGATGCGATCGTCACCTTCGACGACCGCTGGCAGCACACGCAAACGCAGAACCTCGCGACCGAAGTCGGCGATTTCGTGCTGAAGCGCGCGGACGGCCAATGGGCGTATCAGCTCGCGGTCGTGGTCGACGATGCCGACGCGGCCATCACGCACGTCGTGCGCGGCGCCGACCTGCTCGATTCGACCGCGCGCCAGATCTACCTGCAGCGCTGTCTCGGCGTGCCGACACCTGCCTATCTGCACGTGCCCGTCGTCGTCGATGCGAACGGCGAAAAGCTCAGCAAGCAGACGGGCGCGATCGCGCTCGAACGCGACGATCCGCTGCCGGCGCTGCGGGCCGCCGCCGCGCATCTCGGCCTGGCGGTCGATGGCGATCCGTCGGGCGATACGATGGATGCGTTCTACGCGGCCGCGACCGACGCGTGGGCGCGCCGCTACGGACAGCGCGCCGATTGA
- a CDS encoding META domain-containing protein — MSHLSAAARARTGLLRPLRAPLCALTLATLLAACAMPTHPDSAAPAPDPYNPAAVQLLDDTSWELTSWLNADGTSRTIPHGDNGEPIKLALSTESGIRRASGFSGCNRYMGTYALKNGLLSFGPLAGTRMACPNALGGQLEHAYLDALAHIAKTGVQMREPQQLQIVTEAGATLTFTRRSP; from the coding sequence ATGTCCCACTTGTCCGCCGCCGCACGCGCGCGCACCGGTCTGCTTCGCCCGTTGCGCGCGCCGCTCTGCGCGTTGACGCTTGCCACGCTTCTCGCCGCCTGCGCGATGCCGACCCACCCCGATTCCGCCGCCCCCGCACCCGATCCGTACAACCCGGCCGCCGTCCAGCTGCTCGACGACACGAGCTGGGAGCTCACGAGCTGGCTGAACGCCGACGGCACGTCGCGCACGATTCCGCACGGCGACAACGGCGAGCCGATCAAGCTCGCGCTGTCCACCGAATCGGGCATCCGGCGCGCCAGCGGCTTTTCCGGCTGCAACCGTTACATGGGCACCTATGCGCTGAAGAACGGTCTGTTGAGCTTCGGGCCGCTCGCCGGCACGCGCATGGCGTGCCCGAACGCGCTCGGCGGCCAGCTCGAGCACGCGTACCTCGATGCGCTCGCGCACATCGCAAAGACCGGCGTGCAGATGCGCGAGCCGCAGCAACTGCAGATCGTGACCGAAGCCGGCGCGACGCTGACCTTCACGCGCCGGAGCCCCTGA
- a CDS encoding MliC family protein, whose protein sequence is MIRQTFAALALAGSAVSVAHAAQLTVEEIDADAREQTIYQCANLKQPVRVSYWRAANGQSFALVPVNGQQLLFVDTVSASGARYQAGRYTWWTKGREGTLRDEIADQNAAPLLGDCMQVEKKKKKKG, encoded by the coding sequence ATGATTCGCCAAACCTTCGCCGCGCTCGCGCTGGCAGGCTCCGCCGTTTCCGTCGCGCATGCCGCGCAACTGACCGTCGAGGAAATCGACGCCGATGCACGCGAGCAGACCATCTATCAGTGCGCGAACCTGAAGCAGCCGGTACGCGTGTCGTACTGGCGCGCGGCCAACGGCCAGAGCTTCGCGCTGGTGCCGGTCAACGGACAGCAGTTGCTGTTCGTCGATACCGTATCGGCGTCGGGCGCGCGCTACCAGGCCGGACGCTATACGTGGTGGACGAAGGGCAGGGAAGGGACGCTGCGCGACGAGATCGCCGACCAGAATGCGGCCCCGCTGCTGGGCGACTGCATGCAGGTCGAGAAGAAGAAAAAGAAGAAGGGCTGA
- a CDS encoding DEAD/DEAH box helicase has translation MSAGPAGLTHDVPAAPFERNATMSDSVAKPVDATFDQFGLAADILKAIAEQGYTTPTPIQAQAIPVVLAGRDVMGAAQTGTGKTASFSLPIIQRLLPQASTSASPARHPVRALILTPTRELADQVAANVHAYAKHTSLRSAVVFGGVDMNPQMAELRRGVEILIATPGRLLDHVQQKTANLGQVQILVLDEADRMLDMGFLPDLQRILNLLPKERQTLLFSATFSPEIKKLASTYLRNPQTIEVARSNSTNANVTQIVYDVAEGDKHGAVVQLLRDRGLKQVLVFCNSKIGASRLARNLERDGVVASAIHGDKSQLERMQALDAFKRGEIEALVATDVAARGLDIAELPAVINFDLPFNAEDYVHRIGRTGRAGATGDALSLCSPNERKQLADIEKLIKRPLEVQTLALDKPSRHRHDERGGERGGERAGERSGERGGRRERDEHRGASARRSGGSERGGHHRRHEAPVDDFFLKPYEPSVPATQPDETQSAQQHEKKGPKRQVAALLGGFGMPRKPSA, from the coding sequence ATGAGCGCAGGCCCGGCGGGCCTGACGCACGATGTCCCCGCCGCGCCTTTTGAGCGAAACGCCACCATGTCCGATTCTGTCGCCAAGCCAGTCGACGCAACCTTCGATCAATTCGGCCTTGCCGCCGATATCCTGAAAGCCATTGCGGAGCAGGGTTATACGACGCCGACGCCGATCCAGGCACAGGCCATTCCGGTCGTGCTCGCCGGCCGCGACGTCATGGGCGCCGCGCAAACGGGTACCGGCAAGACCGCGAGCTTCTCGCTGCCGATCATCCAGCGGCTGCTGCCGCAGGCCAGCACGAGCGCGTCCCCGGCGCGCCACCCGGTGCGCGCGCTGATCCTCACGCCGACCCGCGAACTCGCCGACCAGGTCGCCGCGAACGTGCACGCGTATGCGAAGCACACGTCGCTGCGCAGCGCGGTCGTGTTCGGCGGCGTCGACATGAATCCGCAGATGGCCGAGCTGCGCCGCGGCGTCGAGATCCTGATCGCGACGCCGGGCCGCCTGCTCGACCACGTGCAGCAAAAGACGGCGAACCTCGGTCAGGTCCAGATCCTCGTGCTCGACGAAGCCGACCGGATGCTTGACATGGGCTTCCTGCCCGACCTGCAGCGCATCCTGAACCTGCTGCCGAAGGAGCGCCAGACGCTGCTGTTCTCGGCCACCTTCTCGCCGGAAATCAAGAAGCTCGCATCGACCTACCTGCGCAACCCGCAGACGATCGAGGTCGCGCGCAGCAACTCGACCAACGCGAACGTCACGCAGATCGTCTACGACGTCGCCGAAGGCGACAAGCACGGGGCCGTCGTGCAGCTGTTGCGCGATCGCGGGCTCAAGCAGGTGCTCGTGTTCTGCAACAGCAAGATCGGCGCGAGCCGGCTGGCGCGCAATCTCGAGCGCGACGGCGTGGTCGCGTCGGCGATCCACGGCGACAAGTCGCAGCTCGAGCGGATGCAGGCGCTCGACGCGTTCAAGCGTGGCGAGATCGAGGCGCTGGTCGCGACCGACGTGGCCGCGCGCGGTCTCGACATCGCCGAACTGCCGGCCGTGATCAACTTCGACCTGCCGTTCAACGCGGAAGACTACGTGCACCGGATCGGCCGCACGGGCCGCGCGGGCGCGACGGGCGATGCGCTGTCGCTGTGCAGCCCGAACGAGCGCAAGCAGCTGGCCGATATCGAAAAGCTGATCAAGCGTCCGCTCGAGGTGCAGACGCTCGCGCTCGACAAGCCGTCGCGTCATCGTCACGACGAGCGCGGCGGCGAGCGCGGCGGCGAGCGTGCAGGGGAGCGCAGCGGTGAACGCGGCGGCCGTCGCGAGCGCGACGAGCATCGCGGTGCGTCGGCGCGTCGTTCGGGTGGGTCCGAGCGTGGCGGCCATCATCGTCGCCACGAGGCGCCGGTCGACGATTTCTTCCTGAAGCCGTACGAACCGTCGGTGCCGGCGACGCAGCCGGACGAGACGCAGTCCGCGCAGCAGCACGAGAAGAAGGGGCCGAAGCGTCAGGTCGCCGCGCTGCTTGGCGGCTTCGGGATGCCACGCAAGCCGTCGGCGTAA
- the purT gene encoding formate-dependent phosphoribosylglycinamide formyltransferase, which yields MQIGQRLGTPLSPSATRVMLLGAGELGKEVIIALQRLGVEVVAVDRYPDAPGHQVAHRAHVIDMTDAAALRAVVEAERPHLIVPEIEAIATDALAAIEAAGLAEVIPTARATQLTMNREGIRRLAAEELGLATSPYAFADSFDAFSAAVAKIGMPCVVKPVMSSSGKGQSVVRTEADVKPAWDYAMAGGRVNHGRVIVEGFIDFEYEITQLTVRAIDPATLETRTYFCEPVGHVQVAGDYVESWQPQPMSALALEKSREIAHKVTEALGGRGLFGVELFVRGDDVWFSEVSPRPHDTGLVTLASQRQSEFELHARAILGLPVDPTLGSPAASAVIYGGLDERGIAFEGVRDALAVPGADLRLFGKPESFAKRRMGVALATGASVDEARERAKRAAAAVRPVSAR from the coding sequence ATGCAGATCGGTCAGCGGCTCGGTACGCCGCTTTCTCCCTCGGCCACGCGCGTCATGCTGCTCGGCGCGGGCGAACTCGGCAAGGAAGTCATCATCGCGTTGCAGCGGCTCGGCGTCGAAGTCGTCGCGGTCGACCGCTACCCGGACGCGCCGGGCCACCAGGTCGCGCATCGCGCGCACGTGATCGACATGACCGACGCCGCCGCGCTGCGCGCGGTCGTCGAGGCCGAGCGTCCGCACCTGATCGTGCCGGAGATCGAGGCGATCGCGACCGACGCGCTCGCCGCGATCGAGGCAGCCGGCCTGGCCGAGGTGATTCCGACCGCGCGCGCGACGCAGCTCACGATGAACCGCGAAGGCATCCGCCGGCTCGCGGCCGAGGAGCTCGGGCTCGCGACGTCGCCGTACGCGTTCGCGGATTCGTTCGACGCATTCAGCGCGGCCGTCGCGAAGATCGGCATGCCGTGCGTCGTGAAGCCCGTGATGTCGTCGTCGGGCAAGGGGCAGTCGGTCGTGCGGACCGAAGCCGACGTGAAGCCCGCGTGGGACTACGCGATGGCGGGCGGCCGCGTGAACCACGGCCGCGTGATCGTCGAGGGCTTCATCGATTTCGAATACGAGATCACGCAGCTGACCGTGCGCGCGATCGACCCGGCGACGCTCGAGACGCGCACCTACTTCTGCGAGCCGGTCGGCCACGTGCAGGTGGCGGGCGACTACGTCGAATCGTGGCAGCCGCAGCCGATGAGCGCGCTCGCGCTGGAAAAGTCGCGCGAAATCGCGCACAAGGTGACCGAGGCGCTCGGCGGGCGCGGATTGTTCGGCGTCGAGCTGTTCGTGCGCGGCGACGACGTCTGGTTCTCCGAGGTGAGCCCGCGGCCGCACGACACCGGCCTCGTCACGCTCGCGTCGCAGCGTCAGTCGGAGTTCGAGCTGCACGCTCGTGCGATTCTCGGGCTGCCGGTCGATCCGACGCTCGGTTCGCCGGCCGCGTCGGCGGTGATCTACGGCGGGCTCGACGAGCGCGGCATCGCGTTCGAGGGCGTGCGCGACGCGCTGGCCGTGCCGGGCGCCGACCTGCGCCTGTTCGGCAAACCGGAAAGCTTTGCGAAGCGGCGCATGGGCGTCGCACTCGCGACCGGCGCGAGCGTCGACGAAGCCCGCGAACGCGCGAAGCGCGCCGCGGCGGCCGTGCGGCCCGTGTCGGCGCGCTGA